The following are encoded together in the Parabacteroides chongii genome:
- the menD gene encoding 2-succinyl-5-enolpyruvyl-6-hydroxy-3-cyclohexene-1-carboxylic-acid synthase, giving the protein MYTDKKNILQLVALLKEHNINKIVLCPGSRNSPIVHTLANHPFFTCYPVTDERSAGFFAMGLALHGGKPAAVCCTSGTALLNIHPAVAEAYYQHVPLVVISADRPGAWIGQMDGQTLPQPGVFGSLVKKSVNLPEIHTDEDEWYCNRLVNEALLELNHHGKGPVHINIPISEPLFRFTTAELPEVRVITRYQGLNVYDREYNTLIERLNKYNKRMIIVGQMSLIYLFEKKISKLLYKHFTWLTEHTSNKTIPGIPVKNFDAALYALPEETLDKMVPELVITYGGHIVSKRLKKFLRENPPKEHWHVSADGEVADLYGSMTTVIEMDPFEFLEKIAYLLENKPTEFPRVWENNTKELPQPEFAYSEMAAIGELIKSLPTPSALHLGNSSTVRYAQLYNLPEEVEVCCNRGTSGIEGSLSTAIGYAVASDKLNFVVIGDLSFFYDMNALWNSNFGCNLRILLLNNGGGEIFQALPGLSMSDKTHRFVTATHKTSAQGWATERGFLYQGVRNMEELEEAMKVFTDPNPVNQPILMEVFTDKDEDVRLLKEYYHQLKQK; this is encoded by the coding sequence ATGTATACCGATAAGAAAAATATTCTTCAGTTGGTGGCTCTGCTCAAAGAGCATAATATAAATAAAATCGTATTATGTCCGGGTAGCCGTAACTCTCCGATAGTACACACATTGGCAAACCATCCGTTCTTCACCTGCTATCCTGTAACAGACGAACGAAGTGCGGGATTCTTTGCGATGGGGCTCGCATTGCATGGCGGAAAACCTGCTGCCGTCTGTTGCACTTCCGGTACAGCCCTGTTGAATATCCATCCGGCAGTAGCGGAAGCTTACTATCAGCATGTTCCCCTTGTCGTGATATCGGCAGACCGTCCGGGTGCATGGATCGGACAAATGGATGGGCAGACATTACCGCAACCGGGTGTGTTCGGCTCACTGGTCAAGAAGTCCGTCAACCTGCCGGAAATACATACTGACGAAGATGAATGGTATTGCAACCGGCTTGTCAACGAGGCATTACTGGAACTGAATCATCATGGTAAAGGCCCGGTACATATTAATATACCCATCTCAGAACCACTGTTCCGGTTTACGACTGCCGAACTGCCGGAAGTACGTGTCATTACCCGTTATCAGGGATTGAACGTATACGACCGGGAATACAATACGCTGATCGAACGCCTGAACAAATACAACAAACGAATGATCATTGTCGGTCAGATGAGTCTGATCTATCTTTTTGAAAAGAAGATATCCAAACTGCTCTACAAACATTTTACCTGGCTGACTGAACATACCAGCAATAAAACAATTCCCGGCATTCCGGTTAAGAATTTCGATGCAGCACTCTATGCTTTGCCTGAAGAGACACTGGATAAGATGGTTCCCGAGCTGGTTATTACCTATGGAGGTCATATCGTTTCCAAGCGTTTGAAGAAATTCCTTCGGGAAAATCCTCCAAAAGAACACTGGCATGTATCTGCGGATGGCGAAGTAGCCGACTTGTATGGTTCCATGACAACCGTGATAGAGATGGACCCGTTCGAATTTTTGGAAAAAATCGCTTATCTCCTGGAAAATAAACCGACTGAGTTTCCCCGGGTTTGGGAAAACAATACGAAAGAGCTTCCGCAACCGGAATTTGCTTACTCAGAAATGGCAGCGATCGGTGAGTTGATCAAATCATTGCCTACCCCGTCCGCTTTACATTTGGGTAACAGTTCGACGGTGCGTTACGCACAGTTATACAATTTGCCCGAAGAGGTGGAAGTCTGCTGTAACCGGGGAACAAGCGGCATAGAAGGTTCCTTGTCTACCGCTATCGGTTATGCGGTTGCATCCGACAAGCTGAACTTTGTCGTAATCGGCGACCTGAGTTTCTTTTATGACATGAATGCGCTTTGGAACAGTAACTTCGGTTGCAATCTGCGTATCCTGCTGCTGAACAATGGCGGAGGTGAGATATTCCAGGCTCTTCCCGGACTGTCTATGTCTGACAAGACCCACCGTTTTGTCACAGCAACGCATAAGACATCGGCACAAGGCTGGGCAACCGAACGGGGATTCCTTTACCAGGGCGTACGGAATATGGAAGAGCTGGAAGAAGCGATGAAAGTCTTTACCGACCCTAATCCGGTGAATCAGCCGATCCTGATGGAGGTTTTCACCGATAAAGACGAAGATGTTCGCCTGCTGAAAGAGTATTATCATCAACTAAAGCAAAAATAA
- a CDS encoding isochorismate synthase, with protein MISEETNKYQIIDTLIRQGRSFAIYRIPGEDSPKFVMQASGSACLLYDIEDLNEQQGFVIAPFRVSRDCPIVLIRRDYSELPESCPNDSIRMDLEFHPNETEISSERKTKDNYTDCFGSFIKPLQEKTLDKLVLSRSLTLDRKAGFSPAKAFYKACEQYIRSYVYLCHTPQTGTWLGGTPEIILSGEQGEWHTVALAGTQPLQNGEMPTYWDEKNIREQQLVSTYIHDQLTSLGIDSTMEGPYSARAGALCHLKSDFRFKLDSNSKLGSLLSLLHPTPAVCGLPKEDAYRFILEHEGYDRRYYSGFIGWLNPEGRTNLYVNLRCMNIKEDTFTLYAGGGLLSSSMLNDEWQETEDKLQTMRALL; from the coding sequence ATGATTTCAGAGGAAACAAATAAGTACCAAATTATTGATACACTGATCAGGCAGGGGCGGAGTTTTGCAATTTATCGGATTCCGGGAGAAGATTCTCCCAAGTTCGTCATGCAAGCTTCCGGTTCTGCCTGCCTTTTATATGATATCGAAGACCTGAACGAACAGCAGGGTTTCGTCATAGCTCCCTTTCGGGTAAGCCGGGACTGTCCGATCGTACTGATCCGGCGCGATTATTCCGAGTTACCGGAGAGCTGTCCGAATGACTCCATTCGAATGGATTTAGAGTTTCATCCGAATGAAACTGAAATTTCATCCGAAAGAAAGACAAAAGACAACTATACCGATTGTTTCGGTTCCTTTATCAAACCTTTGCAGGAAAAAACGCTCGATAAACTAGTCCTTTCACGCAGTCTGACACTCGACAGGAAAGCCGGCTTCTCTCCTGCCAAAGCGTTTTACAAAGCTTGCGAACAGTACATCCGCTCGTATGTCTATCTCTGTCATACTCCTCAAACAGGAACATGGTTGGGAGGAACACCCGAAATTATTCTCTCCGGAGAGCAAGGCGAATGGCATACAGTTGCCCTTGCCGGAACACAGCCTTTGCAAAACGGAGAGATGCCGACCTATTGGGATGAAAAAAACATACGTGAACAACAGTTGGTGTCTACTTACATTCACGACCAGCTGACTTCGCTGGGTATCGACTCAACCATGGAAGGTCCTTATTCGGCACGTGCCGGCGCATTATGCCATCTGAAAAGTGATTTCAGATTCAAGCTCGACAGTAATAGCAAATTAGGCAGTCTGCTCAGTCTGTTACACCCTACTCCTGCAGTTTGCGGACTTCCTAAAGAAGATGCTTACCGCTTTATCCTGGAGCACGAAGGATACGACCGGCGTTACTATTCCGGTTTCATCGGCTGGCTGAATCCGGAAGGCAGAACCAATTTATATGTCAACCTTCGTTGCATGAATATCAAAGAAGATACATTCACGCTTTATGCCGGAGGGGGATTATTGTCTTCTTCCATGCTTAACGATGAATGGCAGGAGACCGAAGACAAATTGCAAACCATGCGGGCATTGTTGTAG
- a CDS encoding Cof-type HAD-IIB family hydrolase codes for MKYKLLVLDVDGTLLNSNKEITARTQAALLKVQQMGIHIVLASGRPTNGVMPLAKALELDHYGGFILSYNGGQIINVQTGELLFEKRINPEMLPYLDKKAKKNDFAIFTYHKDYILTDKPDNKHVKEEAALNNMRVIGVDNFPEAVDFSPCKCVLASDNEEELVGLENHWKKRLDGVLDVFRSEDYYLEVVPQFINKGNTLGVLMEKLKITTEQVVAIGDGIADVPMLQLAGTSVAMGNARDSVKSCTDFTTLANDMDGVAVAVETAILAAIKPTEVPLDQLNMRAKHALMGNLGIQYTYASEDRVEATMPVDERTRQPFGILHGGATLALAETVAGLGSMILAKPDEIVVGMQVSGNHMSSAHEGDTVRAVGTIIHKGRSSHVWNVDVFTSTDKLVSSIRVVNSILKKK; via the coding sequence ATGAAGTACAAATTATTAGTTTTAGACGTAGACGGGACATTGCTCAATAGTAATAAAGAGATAACTGCCCGTACCCAGGCTGCTTTACTGAAAGTACAGCAGATGGGAATACATATTGTATTGGCATCCGGCAGACCGACCAACGGAGTCATGCCGCTGGCTAAGGCTCTGGAACTGGATCACTACGGTGGTTTCATTCTTTCATATAACGGTGGACAGATCATCAATGTACAAACAGGTGAATTGCTTTTTGAAAAACGTATCAATCCGGAAATGCTGCCCTATCTGGACAAGAAAGCAAAGAAAAACGATTTTGCCATTTTCACTTACCATAAAGATTATATCCTGACCGACAAACCCGACAACAAGCATGTGAAGGAAGAAGCAGCCCTGAACAATATGCGTGTGATCGGTGTCGATAATTTCCCGGAGGCTGTCGACTTCAGTCCCTGCAAATGTGTCCTCGCCAGTGACAACGAAGAGGAATTGGTTGGTTTGGAAAATCATTGGAAGAAACGGTTGGATGGCGTACTGGACGTATTCCGGTCGGAAGATTATTACCTGGAAGTGGTTCCCCAGTTCATCAACAAAGGAAACACCTTGGGCGTATTGATGGAAAAGCTGAAAATAACGACCGAACAGGTTGTTGCCATCGGCGACGGTATTGCCGACGTTCCGATGTTGCAGCTTGCAGGCACCAGTGTTGCGATGGGTAACGCCCGCGATTCAGTGAAGAGCTGTACGGATTTTACCACCTTGGCTAACGACATGGACGGTGTGGCAGTAGCTGTGGAGACTGCGATCCTGGCAGCCATCAAACCGACAGAGGTTCCTTTGGACCAGCTGAATATGCGTGCCAAACATGCATTGATGGGTAACCTGGGTATTCAATATACCTATGCCTCCGAGGATCGTGTGGAAGCAACGATGCCAGTCGACGAACGTACACGCCAGCCTTTCGGTATCTTGCATGGTGGTGCCACGTTGGCTCTGGCTGAAACCGTTGCCGGATTGGGTTCCATGATCCTGGCAAAACCGGACGAGATCGTTGTCGGCATGCAGGTCAGCGGCAACCACATGTCGTCGGCCCATGAAGGAGATACCGTTCGTGCCGTAGGGACTATTATCCACAAAGGCCGTTCTTCACATGTATGGAACGTGGATGTGTTTACCTCTACCGACAAACTGGTATCTTCCATACGTGTAGTGAATAGTATATTAAAAAAGAAATGA